The DNA sequence GCGACGCCTTCGCCCGCCGCCTCACCCTCGCCCGCGGCCTGGTCCTTGGTCTTGATGAAGATGCGGACCTTGCCGGGCAGCAACGTGTGCGTGCCAAGCTTGGAGGCTTCGTCGTTCTTGATGATGTAGTTGAGCGGGATGCCGACGGTCTTCTTCTCATACTCGGGATCCCACGGCTGCTGGCGCGAATCCCAGCGGAGCACCTTCTTGATGGGCAGCTTCTCGATGCGCTCGCTGAGCATCTCGAGGACTTCCTCGTGCGCGATGGACTTCTTGAACGGCGCGCCGTAACCGATGGACAACTCGGCGTCGGTGAGGTCCTCGCCGGACGCGTTGTTCAGGCGCAGGTAATTGCGGAGCGTGAGCGCCTTCTCGTCCTGCTCGGCGACGGCGCGATAGGCGATGTCGCGGCCGAGACCGTTGAGGAGATAGCTGATGCGAACGCGCTCTTCCTGCGCCGCGGGCGAGGCGATTTCCCAGATGAGCGCGTTCTCGTTCGGCGGATAGCTGGTGTTGAGGAGCTTGACGTCGGCGGGGTGCGAGAGCATGCGCACCTGGATGCTCGAGGCGTCGATGTTCACGCCGCGCCACGAAAAGTCCACCTTGTTGACGCCCTTGGTGAGCGTGAGGATGCGCTCCTCCTCGACGAGCGTGGCGGTGGGGTTGGAGAGCGCGACGACGACGCGGGCGCGCTCGGGCAGGGCGACGAGCTTGATGCGGGCCTGCGCGGGCGCGGCGGCGAGCAACGTGGCGGCGATCGTGGCGAGGATGAGGCGGGTCTTCATGGCAGTGGCTCCGGACTGGGGTTGAATTGCAGAAGTGGTTCTAACCGACGCGGCGGAGGTTGTTCCAACAAATTGTGTCTGCACGCCGCAGTTCGACGGGGAGTTTGGCGGAATGCTCCCGGCAGCGTGGGGTGAAGAGCGTGAGTGGTGGATGGACGATGGTGAATGGTGCATGGGATATGCGTGCGCTCCTGCACCCCGCCATCCACGATCCGCGTCGCCGCAGCTACGGCGGCGGCCGCTTACTTCCGCGCGGGTGCGGCGCCGTCGAGCTTCATGGCTTGGGGCGGCCTCGCCACACCTTCGGCAGCGATTCCAGTCGGCGCGGATGCGCTCGCGGGCGGAGCGGTCATCCTGGTGTCGGCGCCGGGGATGACTTGCGCGCCGCCACCGGCAAGGTCGGAAACTTGAAGGAGCTTGGTGACGGCCTTCGCCTTCACCGTCGTGGTCACGGGACCTTTGAATGTAAAGCTCATGTCGCCGAAAGACTCGACGATGATGCCGAGCGCCGGGTCGAACCACGTCTGGCCGGTCACAGTCGCCTCTTCAATCGTCGGGGGCGTGGCGCCAGCGGGGCCGGTGCGCGCGGGCATGGTGATCGTGCCGGTCTGGTCGATTGCCGCACACTTGCGTCCGGCGTGGTCTTCCATGCCCTTGAACGTGTTCGTCACCTCGATGCTGAGCGCGCCGAACGGCGGAATCGCCGT is a window from the Verrucomicrobiota bacterium genome containing:
- a CDS encoding DUF4139 domain-containing protein, which produces MKTRLILATIAATLLAAAPAQARIKLVALPERARVVVALSNPTATLVEEERILTLTKGVNKVDFSWRGVNIDASSIQVRMLSHPADVKLLNTSYPPNENALIWEIASPAAQEERVRISYLLNGLGRDIAYRAVAEQDEKALTLRNYLRLNNASGEDLTDAELSIGYGAPFKKSIAHEEVLEMLSERIEKLPIKKVLRWDSRQQPWDPEYEKKTVGIPLNYIIKNDEASKLGTHTLLPGKVRIFIKTKDQAAGEGEAAGEGVAFTGEDWGLLTPVDREMKLYIGQSREVKVTQRKMKDDRVNLRRNNQNQVILWDTDEVFKVEIENFKKSPVDIVLVQHIPGYWKMKESSHKYEKKDAFTIEYALTLPAESKGDKKTTISFNLEHLNVQGNEPANY